A stretch of DNA from Pangasianodon hypophthalmus isolate fPanHyp1 chromosome 2, fPanHyp1.pri, whole genome shotgun sequence:
gatattatttatttatttaatccaaCAATTTTTCACTTatccagttatttatttatttatctgattatttacttatttacttatttatttatttacctatttgtttgtttatccaaatatttttatataaatatttattatattatttacatttattatattatttatccagttatatatttatccattttttaaatttatgtttgtatttatttatttatttatttacatatgcattcgttgattaattgattgactTATTTATCTGATAATTTATTTCCATGTTGGTTTGTTTATCCAAATATTTTGATCTGAATattcattatatcattattcatccagttatatatttatttatttatttgtttgtttaattgatttactcatttatcagaatatttattatattattatttatcctgttattgatttatttatttatttatttgattgtttgATTAAGCGACTGACTTATTCATctgataatttatttataatttattcatcTGATAATTTACTCATTATTCATGTATTTACCTGTTAGTTTGTTTATCCAAATATTtttatctgaatatttatttatttatttatttatttatttatttatttatttatatttgcttaattaattgattgatttattaattgattgattgcttGATTGACTTTATTTATCTGATAATTTATTTAcctaattatttattgatttagtgATTTATCTGGCtttatattttggaataaaAGTCCTGAACTGTAAGTCGGTTGAAATGATTTACTGGGGCTGGTGGTGGTGCTGATGGAGTCGATGGAGCTGGTGTGAGTCCACTGGGATAACCGAGACTGAGGCTGGGGCTGAGTGTCCTTCAGAGCGTCCATGCAGCCCACACCCACACTCCCATTCAGtccagctgcacacacacacacacacacacacacacacacacacacacagaaacaataaatacataaatccGTTTTTATACTCAGAAGCCTCACTATGCGTTAAAGAAATGCACTGTGTTTATGGAAGCCTGGAGTGTTTCTTACACAGCGGATACGAGCTGAAGGAGCTGGGAGACGTGTGCGGCTCTTTGGTGTGCAGGTCTGACATGGAGAGGCCTGAAGAAGCCTGGGAGTTTCCTGGGAAGGTGTCCAGGTTTGGCTTGCTGAGGCTGGGGTACGAGTGAGCGGACGAGGcctggtgctgctgctgctgctgctgctgcttcatcAGCAAGGCCTGAGCTAACTGCCTCTGGTGCTGCTGAATCTGCTGCTGCATGTTCGAGATTGTACGTGCAAcctgccagagagagagagagagagagagagggatgagagagagagagagagagagagaggaagatggatgagagagagagagagagagagagagagagagagggagagagagagagatagagaaagagagggatagagagcgagggggatgagagagagagggagagcgagagggatgagagagagagggagagagagagagagggagagagagagagagagagagagagagagagcaagagggatgagagagagagagagagagagagagggatgagagagagagagagagagagatagagaaagagagagagagcgagagggatgagagagagagggagagagagagggatgagagagagagagagagagagatagagaaagagagagagagcgagagggatgagagagagagggagagagagagggatgagagagagagggagagagagagggatgagagagagagggatgagagagagggagagagagagggatgagagagagggatgagagagggatgagagagggatgagagagagggatgagagagagagggatgagagagagggatgagagagagagagggatgagagagagagatgagagagagagagagagagggatgagagtTTAGCTAGGAGAACTGTGTAAACctaaaataaaaactcactATGGTTGGAGCAGAACATTAATGATGTCGTACTGTACCATAACATTGGGTTACAGTGTGGTTGGGATACAATCCTGGGATAAAGAGTTGAGGTGGATTTTGGGATTTAGTATGGTGGGATTAAAAACACTGGGTGGAATGTTGGAATACATAATGGTGCATATAAAACGCTGGGGCAGAATGTTGGGATACGGTAGCGTTGGAATAAAATGTTGTGATAGAGTagagttggaaaaaaaaaatgctggtgcGGAATTTTGGGACatggttaaaataaaatgttgggGGGAATTTTGGGATACAGTTTGGCTTAGATAGGTGGAATGTTGGGATACTATAATGCTGGAATAAAATGTTGATTTGGAATGTTGGGATACATTAGGGTtggaataaaatgtacataaaatggTTGGCAGGAATGCTGGGGTGGAATGCTGGGATACAACAAAGTTGGAATAATATGTTGATTTGGAATGTTGGGATACAGTAGGGTtggaaaaaatgtatatataaaacgtTTGGCTGGAATGTTGGGGTGGAATGTCGGGATACAGTCGGGATAATGCTGGAATAAAATGTTGATTTGGAATGTTTGGATACAGTACTGTCGGAATAAAATGTTGATTTGGAATGTTGGGATAGAGTAGGGTTGGAATTAAACATTGAGGTGGAATAAAATGCTGATTTGGAATGCTGGGATACAGTAGTTTTGGAATAAATCGTTGAGGTGGAATTTTGGGATACAGTAGTGTTTGAATAAAATGTTGATTTGGAATGTTGGGATACAGTagagttgtaaaaaaaaaaatcttgaggCAAAATGTTGGAGCAGAATGTTGGGGTACATTATGGCTGAGATAAAATGTTATGATGGAATTCTGGGATACGGCAGTGGAATTCTGGGATACGGCAGTGTGGTAGAAAATATCTTGGGGTGGAATTTTGAGGCAGAACACTGGGATGCAGTAGGTTTGAGATAGAATGCTGGTGTAGAATTTTTTGGGATACGGTAGTGCTGTAAAAAAATCTTGTGGTGAAACTGTAGGGTGGAATTTTGGGGAGAAATTCTGggattaaatattaatattaataaaatattgaggctgtcaatttttttaatgacacaaATGTGAATTACATAGAAGTGTAATTTGAaaagatggtgtgtgtgtgagtgtgtgtgtgtgtatatgtgtgtgtgtatatgtgtgtgtgtgtttcctcactTGCTGCTCCTGTTGTCTAATGGGACCAGAAACATTTCGCTGAGCTTGCATCATCTGCTGCTGAATCTGCAAACGCTGATatgcctgagagagagagagagagagagagatagagaggggggaaagagagagagtgagagagagagagagagagagaggaggagggagtgagagagatagaggaggGGTGAGACGAGGGGGCAtgatgtgtgagagagagagagagagagagagagagagagagagaggaggagggagtgagagagatagaggaggGGTGAGACGAGGGGGCAtgatgtgtgagagagagagagagatagagagagagagacagagaggaggagggagtgagagagatagagaaggggTGAGACGGGGGGGcatgatgtgagagagagagagacagagacagaagagaagggagagagggagagggagaggggagagagagagagagagagacagtagagaaggaagagagagggagagagagagagagagagagagagagagaggagaaagggcacgatgagagagagagagacagagacagaagagaagggagagagggagagagagagcgagatagaGGAGAAAGTGAGATGGGGGGCAAGatgagagagaagcagagagacagaagaggaggaggaagagagggagagagagacaaagacagagaggaggaggaggagagagagagagagatagaggaggGGGTGAGACAAGAGGGGAGGGCAaaacgagaaagagagagagagagagagaggcagaagagAGCGGAGGCGGGgtgagatggaggaagagaaagagacagaaagagagaaaaaccagAAGGTAATGGAGGAATACcattaaaaagagaaaacgCGTCATGGTCTGTACATTTCTAAACACCAGAATTCACAgacagagcaggaaaaaaaaaaaaacggagtATCTGCTGCCTCCCACACACATTTCCACCGTTACGCCATCACTCCTTCTAttactctttttctctcttactcATTTCCTTTATAAATTCCTTCCTCATCCACTTTCTTGATTCCGTCACTGAGTCACTGTTTTCTGCAATCACacccttcttccttccttctcacAACACTGAAATACGGTGTGGCCGGGATCAAATGTTGGGGATAAAAATGATGTTTGAATACAAACTTTAAGCCGGAATGTCGGGCTACGGTAGGCTTGGGATAAAATGCTGGGTTGGAATtctgttatacagtatgtttgggAAAAAATGTTGGTCAGGATTGTTGGAATATAAAATATTGGGCTGAAATGATGGGATACGCTGGAATATTGGGATAAAATGTTGGAACATGCGGGAACGCTGGAATATTGGGATAAAATGTTTGGCTGAAATGTTGGGATATGGTATGGGGCGGAATAAAATATCGGGCTGGAACTTTGGAATACTTTATCACTGGAATATGGTATCATCCGTTCCTAATTCCGTCACTGAGTCACTCTGTCCATCTGTTACACACCCTCATTCCCTCAATCACAAGATTCCTCATTCCATCCTTTTCCTTAGTGTCAGTCATTCCCTCCATCAGTCCCTCCCTCTCCCATTCCCTCTCCCATTCCGTCTCTCACCATCTGCAGCTGTTGGAGTTGGTAAAGCAGGGTCATCTGTTGAGGATTTATCGGTGAGGTTAAAAGTGCAGGATTCAGGCCAATGTTTTTTGCTGCAAACTGCAAGAGCTGTGCTTGAACCTGAACAACAAGAACAGATTACAGTACAGTGAGAATCACGTTCACTTCCACTACAGCCTCGTAAATAACGTCATGGGAAAAAAAGCGGGGGTACATCATGGATGAGGGAAAAATGTTGTGGCGAATCCCTGAGGTCCTGTATTGCTAGAGCGGAATGCTGAGCTAAATTGTGGGAGAGGAACGTTGGGATATTGTATTGTTTGAATAAAATTTTGGAGCATCATGTTTAAGCAGAATATTTTGGGGCGGAATGTTTGGAATAGAATATACAGCCCGGATATTAGGATACAGTACAACTGAGATGAAATGAACATTGGGTCGGAATGTTGGGATACTGTATGGTTCGGTTAATATTTTGGGCCTGAATGTTGGGATATAGGATGCATGGGATAAGATATTGGGCTGTAATCTTGGGATACAGCATGACTGGAATAAAATGCTGGGCCAGGATGATGGGATACAGTATGGTTGGGATAAAGAGATTGGCTGGAATGCTGTGATACAAAATGTTGGGCTGGATTGTTGAAATACAGTTGGGATTTGACAAAATGCTGGGTTTACATGTTGGGATGGAATGCTGGGAAACAGTTCGATCGAGCTGACATACTGGGCCGGAATGTTGGGACACAGTACGGTTGAGCGGAAACATTGGGCCGGAATGTTGGGACACAGTATGGTTGAGCTGAAACATTGGGCCGGAATGCTGGGAAACAGTTCGATCGAGCTGACATACTGGGCCGGAATGTTGGGACACAGTACGGTTGAGCTGAAACATTGGGCCGGAATGTTGGGACACAGTATGGTTGAGCTGAAACATTGGGCCGGAATGCTGGGACACAGTTCGATCGAGCTGACATACTGGGCCGGAATGTTGGGAAACAGTACAGTCGAGCTGACACACTGGGCCGGAATGCTGGGACACAGTTCGGTTGAGCTGAAACACTGGGCTGGAATGTTGGGAAACAGTATGATTGAGCTGAAACACTGGGCCGGAATGACGGGAGACAGTACGGTAGGGATGCAATGCTGGGCTGGAATTTTTGGAGTAAAAACATCTTACACACCTGAGGGGAGAGAAACTGAGGCACTTGAGCACGTAGTGGGGGATGATGGGCGGAGTTTAGTGCTTGAGGGGGCGGAGCCCTGGATTGTGCTGCTCCATTACTGCCAAACATTCCATTCAtctgtgaaagagagaaagatgaaaaaaatacacactctttaatatattttatttatatttataattttcaaCAATTTCCAAGGTGCTTTACATAAAATTACAAACTACAGgtaatagtagtaatactatattaaacaacacacacacacacacacacacacacacacacaaacaattcaacattaaaaaaagcaagaaataaGACAAATtatacaacataaaaaaattaataaaatgcactttAACCAATGAAAAGTTTTCTggaatttttattaatattcgGCTCACTCACCTGTCTGCTGTTCATGTTTTGCATTAGTCCTGGTGAGACTCCGCCCATGCCGTGGCTAGGAAGGCTGCTATTGGTCAGTTTGAGGCCAGGAGAATGAATAAAGGGTGATGTGGGCGTGTCATCCGATAATCCGCCGTCCTTataaacacacagcagaaaACAGGTCAACTCAGGACAtgtttatatctgtgtgtgtgtgtatgtgtgtgtgtgtgtgtgtgtgtgtgtgtgtgtatgtgtgtaggtgtgtgtgtatgtgtgtgtgtgtgtgttaaagctcaGTACCTTGTCCAGGAAGGCGGTTCGGTCCAGTGACGAGTCTTTCGAGAGGTTTGGAGGGCGACACAACAGCGTCCTCATCCCTCGCTTTTCTCCATCGCTCTTTTTCTCCAGCAGAGCGCCTAAACACAGACCGAAAAATGagccaaagtgtgtgtgtgtgtgtgtgtgtgtgtgtgtgtgtgtttgtaaatatgTGTGAGTTTGACACTTACTCATAGCCTGGTCCAGATTCATGTTGTTACTTCTCAGTGCCTCCTCTGCAGGATCccgctgaaacacacacacacacacacacacacacacacacctaatgtAATACACAACTGAATTAAAAAGCCCAATTAACAACCTGGttaaaaagtgattttaaaatggatttaagGAGAATTTAAGGTGGTATTTAAGGTGGATATAACAGATTTAAGGTGGATTTAAAGTAGATTTAATGGGATTTGGGGTTTAGAGAATTTAAGGTGGTATTTAAGGTGGATTTAAGATGGGGTTAAGGAGATTCAGGTGGTCTTCAAGGAGAATTTAAGGTGGTATTCATGGTgaatttaaaatggataaaaggtggAATTAAGTTGGTGATTAACAGATGTATGGCGgtatttaaaacagatttaagcTGAATATAAGATTATATTTAAGGCAGATTTAAGGCAGCACTGAAAATGGATTTAGGGTGATATTTAAGGTGACATTTAAAGTGGATTCAAGTTGCATTTCAGGTGGTATTTAGGGTGGATTTAAGGCGGTATTTAAGATGGATTTACGATGATATTTAAGGTGACATTAAAAGTGGATTCAAAGGGTACTTAAGGTGGATTTAAGTTGCATATCAGGTAGTATTTAGGGTGGATTTAAGGCGGTATTGAAGATGTATGCAAGATATATTTAAGGTGGTATTTAAGATGGACTTCAAGTGGATTTAAGATGGCATTTAGGGTAGAATTAAGGTGGTATTTCAAGGGGATTCAAGATAGTATTTAACATGGGCTGTAAGGTGTATTTAAGGAGGTATTTAAGGTGGTATTACACTTTAATAGAATTTAATACACCAATATTTCAAGGAACTTGTCTATAAAGCTCCAGGTTTTCTTGGATACAAATGAACCATGGCTCTGTATTTGTATATCTTTACTCTTTGCTATTTCCCAGTGTAAAATGTTTATGATATCTCACATGAAAACCATAAACATCTGATATGAAGGTTATTTGGTAGCTTACAGGGAAGCCCATGTCCGTGAGCTGCTTGATCAGTCGGTTCATGATCCAAACTTCATCCTGTTTGGTTGGGATTTTCCcctgagaagagaaaaaaaacccacacacaaatcattaataaatgaataaataataattgaataaataaaaattaaatgcttACAATgaatagaataaataaagaactttaaaacatataatatttttataataaatactagCAGTTGATTCTTCATATTCGACATAATGAATcatactttataaataaataaagattatgaaTTTAAACTTAAGTGACCGAACAAACatttgataattaattaatgaacaattaatgaaagaatgaattgaTCTGCATTGAGAAGAACCTCCAGtggtattaataataaataaattaaatagatAATATCAAAATAAAGTTCCTATATTGAAGATACTATCtttaaaaagtgctgttttcctgttttctatTTTTGAGCAGTACtttaacaaaaaacaattaattaattaattagttaaaccAATTAACCCAATATGTTGCTGTTTGATGTTAATTGAGATGTGTAAATGGCTCGTACCTTCTGTAGGCCTTTCTTGGGCTGATTCCAGGAACTACAGGAAGAAGTGTTGTCCTGGGAGGTGGGGCTAGTCCACATGTCCCCATCCTCAGCATCCCATTGGCTGCTGCTAACGCTGATCTCCTCCCCGCCGGACCCCCAGCTGTCTTGCATAGATTTGGGggctgtgggaaaaaaaaagagcaaaatcaaaaattctttttaaaaacaagaaaacaatgaCTTTACAATGTCATAGATATGCAGTCCAACCACTAGGGGTTAGTAAGgttcaaaaacaacattaccAATTTTTTACCAATTTTACCATTTTTACCAATATTTCTAAAGCttgtaaaatcacacacacattaacttTAACACAAATTAAGAAGTTGATACATTCCCAGAATCCCAGATCTCACCTGGTTTGGAGGTTCCTGAGCCTCTGCCGAAGGTTCCACTGGATTCGTGGCTGTTTTCTCCCCAGACTCCGGCGGCTTTGGGGGACTTCACCCAGGCAGCAGTGCCGTTATCCACCGTGGGGCTCGAGGAATCCGGTTCCCCCCAGGACTCAGATTTGGGCTGAACATTGGGGAGCTCCCCCCAGCCTACAAATAAACAGTCTGTTTACTAGCTAGCAGTGAAGGTTGTCATATTGTTCTGGGCTGTTTAGATATCTAATCTTTATTTTTAGcataataaacaatattttggcAAACATGTCTGGAGATTCTCCTAATTAAAAAGGAAGGTGATGCACCAGAGAAGGTACAATTGCCactggaaaaacattttaagtatttttcCAGTGTAAACAAGTCATTTTGAACCGAATAGACAACAAATGGTTAAGAGTACTCCTTAAAACTTTTCACGTGTTTTCACGTCAATTACGCAATTCTTTGTTCGTTAATGCAGAAACaacgtttttaaaaaaaaaataccagtaAGCCTGAATGagcctgaaatgaaaaaaaaaaatactagaaaTGAAAACTTTCTCCGTGGCCTGGCACCCGAATATTTGTTTGCATCGttctgcagggaaaaaaaaaagtagtaacACAATCTCATAAATGCAGAGTGGAGCACAGAGCCTGCTCTCAGGaggacagaggaaaaaaaaatacagacagcaAACGTCTTTGTCTGCCATCGCTCCTGAACGCTgccaagaacagaaatagaAAGCTTTCATGGGGCCGGGAGCAGGGCCCGAGGGCCGATTCTGTCAAGCCAAACACAAGGCGGACGTGTCTTTTTAACTGCAGGACGCAGGCCAGCTGGCAGCGAAGCAGTGCAGAATGCATGCCATCACATGGTTCTGTTAAAGCTCTGAAACAGAACTCCTGCATCAAGCTCACTCCTGACAGCCAGGCTAGTGCCAGCTCTGGGGAAAGAGCTCCTTCAAGCTCTcattacattcacacacacacacacacacaggagattTTTTGTAGCTTACTTCAGATTTATATCATGTGACTGCTGAACTCtggattctgactggtcaggagatgttcattaattttctataacagcagctctgacagtagtgcagctgcaaatcacaggtttatattaatgtgctcgttctaatacgttattgtttatatagtaacatttcattcacaaggaatcgttgatatggtgaagttttctgtacggaaggagtctccagtgtcagtgctttgtaacagtcagaggaaaagctgtaactttaacttgtCTGacaccttcaggacagaggagtttacggtttattccttacttagcaaACTAGTGACACTGTAATTGTGCTATTCGGTACACAATGATTTCGCTTTCTAAACCAAAACATATAACTTCACTTACTTGGGTTCACCTTGGGCATCCTATTTTGAGGAGGTCCTAGCTGGTTAGGAGAACCATTGCTTTTGCCGTCAGAGTGGTTCGGAGTCTGACTGTGGCTGTGGTGGTTAGGCCCTGTATGGTTGATGCTGTTGCCCCCATTGTTGCTGGTAGCTGGGTTGCCCTGGGAGGAGGGGTTATTTCTGTCCCACATGTTTACACAGGTTCTGTAGGAATTAGGATCTCCCCAAGTGGCAGTTCCATCATCAATCTCCATTTTCCTTCGGATTGAGGAAGGGGAAGGCTCTTCCCAGCCTGTAGCCTCGTCCCCTGGATCCTGCCTTCCTGTAGACCTCCAGCCAGAACCACTCTGCTTCACAGAGTTTGGGCCACCCCAAGACCCCATGGATTCTTGAGGATTCTTTCCACCCCAACCCTGTACAGGACCATTTGGGCGTTGCGAGTCACGCCAATTTTCACCTCCTGGTGGAGCCGCTTTCCCCCAGCCCTTCTGGGTTTCCTTCCAGCTCCCTCCATCTCCATCCCAAGAGGAAGTACGTGAACCTTCCATCCTCCCTTCTGAAGGCTCTCCCCAATCTCCACTTGCACAATTTCCCCAGCCTGAGGAAGAACTATGCccatttcctccaggttgtGCCTTTACTTGGGAAGGACCATCATCCCAGGTTGAAGACTTGTCCTCTGATCCCCAAAACTGGCCACTAGAACCATTGGTGCTGGGGCCATCTGGCACTGGCTCACCCCAACTACCAACAGAGCCATTGGACACTTTCTTATTAGCAGGTGGCTCTCCCCACCCAGTGCTTGCTTGATTTGTTGGTGAGGATGATCCTCCCCAGCGTGGTGTTGGCATAACTCGAGAAAGCCCCTCAGTCTTGCTCCCAGAGTCCATCCTAGGAGGTACATTTAGGTTGGGATTGGCACATCCTGCATGAGGTGGTGATCCAGTTGAAGGTGCATTAGAGGAAGTACCCCAAGCTTCAGTGCCACCCTCATCCTTGGAGCCAAGATTTTCATCCATTTCCCAGACTGTATGCTGCCGGACAGGGGTTTGTCCCCAGCCGGAGTTGCACAGCACACGAGGATCTAGGTCCTGCCTTGGCAGAAGTGGAACATCCATACTGGAGGACCTTTCTCTCTGACTTTCACGTCCTTCACTGCTGTCCTTGCTACCTTCGCTGCCTGGAGCATCAGTCCCCCAGGAATTCATTGACTCCTGAGTGGGACCATCATTTGCATCCCACCTGGTACCTTCGGTGCTTGACTGTTTGCTCCAATGGCCCCAGTTTGCCTCACCTCCCCCCTGTCCCCAAGAGGAGATGCCACCAGAATCCCAGCCTGAGTCTTTTGATTCTCCACTCTTGGCGTCTCCATTACCCCACCGAGCAGTACCATCTTCAGTGGCTGGCTCAGTGGGTGACTGACTCATATTTCTCCCCCAACCATCAGCAGGGCTCATTGGCTCTGTTTTAGTGTTCAATCCATCAGTTTTAAGGTTCGGGGGCTCCATGCTGAAAGTCATGCTTTTTGGGGACTGGTGCTGCTCCGGGGTGTCTGGGTTTCCCCAAGCACAGTCTCCTACAAGGTTTCCATTTCCATTGGTGCCTTGAATAGGTGCGACGCCTCCTGGGCCGCAGACATTGGATGGGACTGAACTTGACCCACCCATACCCCCAGGCCTGGTCCCCACCCCTGGGCCATCATGTCCGAGTACGGGCCACGCGGCAGGGTTAGCGCTGGGGTTCAAGTTTATATTTGAAGAGCCCCAATTGGACTGGCCTCTGGTACCCATGGACAAATCAGGTTTGCCCTCAGAGGCCCAACCCCTGTTGGGGCCACCCTGACTAGAGAACATACTTGAGGAGTGATTAACACTGGCTTTGCTGATTGGGTAGTGGCTGTGTTGGCTAGCTCCTGTAGCCATACTCATGCTGCTATTCACGACTGCTGACGTGTCAGCATCCAATACACATTCTAATGACTCTGGGGAACTGGAAGTCCGAGTTTCAGTGTCCTTTTCATCAATAATCACTTGATTCGAATTGGTACAGCTGCTGCGGGTGGTGGTTGGATTGCCCCAAAGCAAATTCTCATGCTGGGCTCCCAGGCCACTCTGATTGGGCAGCACTGTAAAGACAGGAAAAAGCAAAAAGATGATAAGACATCTTGATAACAGGTGTGTACACACAAGCCATGTTTACATGCAGCCTATTTAATAATTCATGAGTAATCTGAACAACAGATTATACAATTTAATCAGAACGGAGTAATCTGCAAGAAATTTCAACCTAATCAAACTGCTCAACAGTAAGTCACATTTAAGAATCAAACAATCAGGTAAAATAAAGCTACAGATTACagataataagaaaataattgtgAGGCTCAAAGATTACTAAAATTAACCTGGGAATGTTCCTAGGTCCTGGGAATCTGCAACTGGAATAATTTTAACTGGATTGACAAAACCTCAGCCTGAGAACTAGTGAAAACACTTCCCTTTAGCATAGAAAAAAGTATCTGACAGTGATCTATGGCTTTTTCCTTCCACTACACCAGATATTTGTCATACACGCCTAGCTTTTTTCCAGATTATTGCAATGCTCCCTGGACCGTGTCACTGGTCATATTAGATGAAGCACATCcatgtatataatattacacaTCTTTAGAAGCATCTGGAAAAGAAGCGCCATTACTCATTTTCGCCAGACCTGCAAGGAAAGCTGAAGTGGAAATGGAGGTTCATTTATTTGCATGAAACCGAGAGCAGTCCCTCATCCATCATTCCCCACACTCCGCTAGCTCGCTATAAAACTCAGAACCACATCGCTACTGTAGATCACCGTAGGGTTGGAGAACTCAGAATCGACGTGTAGTTTACTTCTCAGGCAGCGTAATCAATCATGAGACAGCAGGTAATCAATAGTGTTGTGAAATGATGGCGGAAAACAGGCTGGAAGGCATTGATCTTGGAATGCAAATGCAACCGAGGCTTTCGCTCTGCTACTGAGAGCGTGTTTACTTCCCAAAAGGCAA
This window harbors:
- the tnrc6c2 gene encoding trinucleotide repeat-containing gene 6C protein isoform X2; its protein translation is MFSSQGGPNRGWASEGKPDLSMGTRGQSNWGSSNINLNPSANPAAWPVLGHDGPGVGTRPGGMGGSSSVPSNVCGPGGVAPIQGTNGNGNLVGDCAWGNPDTPEQHQSPKSMTFSMEPPNLKTDGLNTKTEPMSPADGWGRNMSQSPTEPATEDGTARWGNGDAKSGESKDSGWDSGGISSWGQGGGEANWGHWSKQSSTEGTRWDANDGPTQESMNSWGTDAPGSEGSKDSSEGRESQRERSSSMDVPLLPRQDLDPRVLCNSGWGQTPVRQHTVWEMDENLGSKDEGGTEAWGTSSNAPSTGSPPHAGCANPNLNVPPRMDSGSKTEGLSRVMPTPRWGGSSSPTNQASTGWGEPPANKKVSNGSVGSWGEPVPDGPSTNGSSGQFWGSEDKSSTWDDGPSQVKAQPGGNGHSSSSGWGNCASGDWGEPSEGRMEGSRTSSWDGDGGSWKETQKGWGKAAPPGGENWRDSQRPNGPVQGWGGKNPQESMGSWGGPNSVKQSGSGWRSTGRQDPGDEATGWEEPSPSSIRRKMEIDDGTATWGDPNSYRTCVNMWDRNNPSSQGNPATSNNGGNSINHTGPNHHSHSQTPNHSDGKSNGSPNQLGPPQNRMPKVNPSWGELPNVQPKSESWGEPDSSSPTVDNGTAAWVKSPKAAGVWGENSHESSGTFGRGSGTSKPAPKSMQDSWGSGGEEISVSSSQWDAEDGDMWTSPTSQDNTSSCSSWNQPKKGLQKGKIPTKQDEVWIMNRLIKQLTDMGFPRDPAEEALRSNNMNLDQAMSALLEKKSDGEKRGMRTLLCRPPNLSKDSSLDRTAFLDKDGGLSDDTPTSPFIHSPGLKLTNSSLPSHGMGGVSPGLMQNMNSRQMNGMFGSNGAAQSRAPPPQALNSAHHPPLRAQVPQFLSPQAYQRLQIQQQMMQAQRNVSGPIRQQEQQVARTISNMQQQIQQHQRQLAQALLMKQQQQQQQHQASSAHSYPSLSKPNLDTFPGNSQASSGLSMSDLHTKEPHTSPSSFSSYPLSGLNGSVGVGCMDALKDTQPQPQSRLSQWTHTSSIDSISTTTSPSAPSSSHAANIKPVMEDSFSPYNLMSSCQSPSSPLGAPESWPPGKNTKDKMANGSNVNWPPEFCPGVPWKGLQNIDPESDPNVTPGSVSGCPTINTNIQDVNRYLLRDRNGGKLLDMKSTWSTGSVSHTQASLSNEMWKIPVGGRSSGTVPRPPPGLTNNKHNSNWTPGLLSNSWSRDYSSESTGWNSDSSSRTSSWLVLRNLTPQIDGSTLRTLCMQHGPLITFHLSLPQGNALVRYSSKEEAAKAQKSLHMCVLGNTTILAEFAGEEEVTRFFSQAQSFPPSGSSTHPALGQWGTSTTKGGSNPGGGANGSGAELLWGGVQQPYSSLWGPINGEESRVMGSPVPVNTLLPGDLLNGENM